A single window of Danaus plexippus chromosome 31, MEX_DaPlex, whole genome shotgun sequence DNA harbors:
- the LOC116778228 gene encoding uncharacterized protein LOC116778228: MGRVIALGFIALLSSVIAAPAPQVCVLSPPPCEPPCPPCPCPEPPCPEPNPCNPNCPQIISSNDAIKVLVPRSNTPDGLRNIGFQPYPVPGGVFYVLKNPDVIIQPPPLIIRPPLPRPIQPPSIEIQPPRQHPITPPPIYVRPSPLPPVNVPPICVRPQPLCPITPPPIIVTPPRSPPIQPPSITIRQPTPPSITPPQIVVRPPSPSALQAPSISIPLSVLQRRGDDGIMSSSNGYNQMNACISCNPYNPCNPCNPCNPCNPCNPCDSCDPCNPCNLINPCYPCD; the protein is encoded by the exons ATGGGGCGAGTCATAGCATTGGGTTTTATCG CGTTACTGTCATCAGTCATAGCGGCGCCAGCGCCTCAAGTGTGTGTCTTGAGCCCTCCGCCATGCGAGCCCCCCTGTCCGCCCTGTCCCTGCCCAGAGCCACCCTGCCCAGAACCGAATCCTTGTAACCCGAATTGCCCACAAATCA tttcaaGCAATGATGCTATAAAGGTATTAGTCCCGAGAAGCAACACGCCGGACGGTCTGCGCAATATCGGATTCCAACCTTATCCCGTCCCTGGAGGAGTTTTCTACGTCCTGAAAAACCCTGACGTGATCATTCAGCCGCCACCTCTGATCATCCGTCCACCACTCCCAAGGCCGATTCAACCTCCCTCCATAGAAATCCAGCCACCACGCCAGCATCCGATAACTCCTCCGCCAATTTACGTACGGCCGTCTCCTCTGCCGCCTGTGAATGTGCCACCAATCTGTGTACGACCTCAGCCTCTTTGCCCGATCACACCACCACCGATAATAGTGACACCACCACGTTCACCCCCGATTCAACCACCGTCGATCACCATCCGCCAACCCACACCCCCGAGTATAACACCACCCCAAATCGTAGTCCGCCCCCCAAGCCCATCTGCCCTACAGGCTCCGAGCATTTCGATTCCACTATCAGTATTGCAAAGACGAGGCGACGACGGCATCATGTCATCGTCTAATGGGTACAATCAGATGAATGCTTGTATCTCCTGTAATCCCTACAATCCTTGCAATCCTTGCAATCCATGCAATCCTTGCAATCCTTGCAATCCTTGCGATTCTTGCGATCCTTGCAATCCTTGCAATCTCATAAATCCGTGCTACCCTTGTGACTAA